Proteins encoded by one window of Cannabis sativa cultivar Pink pepper isolate KNU-18-1 chromosome 4, ASM2916894v1, whole genome shotgun sequence:
- the LOC133036963 gene encoding uncharacterized protein LOC133036963 gives MGHALFSCKYAKAVWRAQNLSFDWRACTSMRNGDYLLHLSSIYNKSEMEQLFCTLWAIWNEQNKVVHGRKARAANDLAIFAAIFLQNFFNAQHKHPTVAATAPTISHQQNHSVAAPSPWSPPASSVLKLNIDATVHSSSNNTGVGAVLKDTNGHVVAALAMPIIGSFKSHEMEAKVLFHSLNWALQQQLQITQIETDALMRSANEAAHGLAKFALGVDETCTWLEIILLPIYSVIVNESLFV, from the exons ATGGGACATGCTCTTTTTAGTTGCAAATATGCTAAGGCAGTTTGGAGAGCCCAAAATCTAAGTTTTGATTGGCGTGCGTGTACATCAATGCGAAATGGAGACTATTTGTTGCACCTCTCATCAATCTATAACAAATCAGAGATGGAACAACTCTTTTGTACACTTTGGGCTATTTGGAATGAACAAAACAAGGTGGTTCATGGTAGAAAAGCAAGAGCTGCGAATGATCTTGCCATTTTCGCTGCTATTTTTTTGCAGAACTTTTTTAATGCTCAACATAAACACCCTACCGTTGCTGCTACTGCACCAACAATCTCACACCAGCAAAACCATTCTGTAGCAGCCCCCTCTCCGTGGTCCCCTCCAGCTTCAAGTGTCCTCAAACTTAACATTGATGCAACAGTCCATTCCTCCTCCAATAATACTGGTGTTGGGGCTGTTCTCAAAGACACAAATGGACATGTGGTAGCTGCGTTAGCCATGCCAATCATCGGCAGTTTCAAATCACATGAAATGGAGGCCAAAGTACTTTTCCATAGTCTCAATTGGGCTCTTCAACAACAATTGCAAATCACGCAAATTGAGACAGATGCACTTATG CGTTCTGCAAATGAAGCGGCTCATGGCCTAGCTAAATTTGCTTTAGGGGTGGATGAGACTTGTACTTGGCTGGAGATTATCCTTCTGCCTATTTACTCTGTTATTGTAAACGAATCACTATTTGTTTAA